A window from Sinorhizobium fredii encodes these proteins:
- a CDS encoding NUDIX hydrolase, whose protein sequence is MTRQPQLASSAIIERNGRYLLVRRANPPSADMYAFPGGRAEPGETPAETALRELAEETGICGREPVLFETYDLVPSHPESRHFLLSVFTVEADPDCDAVAADDAADVGWFTPEEIFALPIPESVRHCVEKLGVEKAGIRPTIRPGRDALASGADSDLMDP, encoded by the coding sequence ATGACACGCCAGCCCCAGCTCGCCTCCTCCGCCATCATCGAACGGAACGGACGCTATCTGCTCGTCCGCCGAGCCAATCCGCCATCCGCCGACATGTACGCCTTTCCGGGCGGCCGGGCAGAACCCGGAGAGACTCCTGCCGAAACCGCCCTGCGCGAACTCGCCGAGGAAACCGGCATCTGCGGCCGTGAGCCGGTGCTTTTCGAGACCTATGACCTCGTTCCGAGCCACCCGGAGAGCCGGCATTTCCTGCTCTCCGTCTTTACGGTCGAGGCCGATCCGGATTGCGACGCCGTTGCCGCCGACGATGCGGCAGACGTCGGCTGGTTCACGCCGGAAGAGATCTTCGCCCTGCCCATTCCGGAGAGCGTCCGTCATTGTGTGGAAAAACTGGGTGTGGAAAAAGCCGGCATTCGGCCGACGATCCGCCCGGGCCGCGACGCCCTTGCAAGCGGCGCCGATTCGGATTTGATGGACCCATGA